From one Felis catus isolate Fca126 chromosome E2, F.catus_Fca126_mat1.0, whole genome shotgun sequence genomic stretch:
- the LTBP4 gene encoding latent-transforming growth factor beta-binding protein 4 isoform X3 — protein MSRPRAGAGGGAAPSRTRWTDGPPGAGLHAGHDAAAWPQRPPPPPAGAAAATLRSRRLRHQPQPQRGRRGCGDPGPPGRRGCLSVLPRPVAQEKSLRQRVQSCPPEKCAGPQQCLTPVPQVLPSPSPSARKRQVSLNWQPLTLQEARALLRRRRPRGPGGRALLRRRPPQRAPAGQTRVLCPLICHNGGVCVKPDRCLCPPDFAGKFCQLHSSGARPPAPAMPGLTRSVYTMPLANHRDDEHGVASMVSVHVEHPQEASVVVHQVERVSGSWEEADAEAVARAEAAARAEAAAPYTVLAQSAPREDSYSDASGFGYCFRELRGGECASPLPGLRTQEVCCRGAGLAWGVHDCQACSEHLGISDRVGTPDGPCPTGFERVNGSCQDVDECATGGRCQHGECANTHGGYTCVCPDGFLHDSSRSSCISQHVISEAKGPCFRVLRDGGCSLPILRNITKQICCCSRVGKAWGRGCQLCPPFGSEGFREICPAGPGYHYSASDLRYNTRPLGQEPPRVSLSHRAPPSTSRPPTGFLPTHRPEPRLEPRPGPELPLPSIPAWSGPEIPESGPSAGVCQRNPQVCGPGRCISRPSGYTCACDSGFRLSPQGTHCVDVDECRRVPPPCAPGRCENTPGSFHCVCGPGFRAGPRATECLDVDECHRVPPPCDRGRCENTPGSFLCVCPAGYQAAPHGAGCQDVDECTQSPGLCGRGVCENLSGSFRCVCPAGFRGSACEEDVDECAQEPPPCGPGRCDNTAGSFHCACPAGFRSQGPGAPCQDVDECENHLACPGQECVNSPGSFQCRACPAGHHLHHGRCTDVDECSSGASCGPHGHCTNTDGSFRCSCAPGYRAPSGRPGPCADVNECLEGDFCFPHGECLNTDGSFACTCAPGYRPGPRGASCLDVDECSEEDLCQSGICTNTDGSFECVCPPGHRAGPDLASCLDIDECRERGPALCGSQRCENSPGSYRCVRDCDPGYHAGPEGTCDDVDECQEYGSAICGAQRCENTPGSYRCTPACDPGYQPTPGGGCQDVDECRNRSFCGAHAVCQNLPGSFQCLCDQGYEGARDGRHCVDVNECETLQGVCGAALCENVEGSFLCVCPTSPEEFDPMTGRCVPPRTSAGTFPGSQPQAPASPGLPARPPPPSPPRRPSPPRQGPAGSGRRECYFDTAAPDACDNILARNVTWQECCCTVGEGWGSGCRIQQCPSTETAEYQSLCPHGRGYLAPSGDLSLRRDVDECQLFRDQVCKSGVCVNTAPGYSCYCSNGYYYHAQRLECVDNDECADEEPACEGGSCVNTVGSYHCTCEPPLVLDGSRRRCVSNESQSLDDNLGVCWQEVGADLVCSRPRLDRQATYTECCCLYGEAWGMDCALCPAQDSDDFEALCNVLRPPAYGPPRPGGFGLPYEYGPDLGPPYQGLPYGPELYPPPVLPYDPYPPPPGPFARREAPYGAPPYDMPDFEDDGGPYGESEAAAPPGPGTRWRYRSRDTRGSFPEPEESPEGGSYAGALSGPYEGLEAEECGILDGCAHGRCVRVPEGFTCDCFSGYRLDTTRMTCVDINECDEAEAASPLCVNARCVNTDGSFRCICRPGFAPTHQPHHCAPARPRA, from the exons ATGAGTCGGCctcgggcgggggcggggggcggggccgcgccAAGCCGGACCCGCTGGACAGACGGCCCGCCTGGAGCGGGACTCCACGCCGGACACGATGCGGCGGCCTGGCCCCAGCGGCCGCCGCCCCCTcctgctggtgctgctgctgccacTCTTCGCAGCCGCCGCCTCCgccaccagccccagccccagcgaGGCCGTCGAGGTTGCGGGGATCCCGGGCCGCCAGGCCGG CGTGGCTGCTTGTCGGTGCTGCCCAGGCCAGTCGCCCAAGAGAAGTCGCTGCGTCAGAG GGTCCAGAGCTGCCCGCCTGAAAAGTGTGCAGGCCCTCAGCAGTGCCTGACCCCAGTGCCCCAGGTGCTgccgagccccagccccagcgcgAGGAAGAGACAGGTGTCCCTCAACTGGCAGCCACTGAC GCTTCAGGAGGCCCGAGCTCTGTTGAGACGAAGGCGGCCCCGTGGGCCAGGGGGCCGGGCACTGCTGAGAAGGAGGCCCCCACAGCGCGCCCCTGCCGGCCAGACCCGGG tcctGTGTCCCTTGATCTGTCACAACGGCGGTGTGTGCGTGAAGCCTGACCGCTGCCTCTGTCCCCCGGACTTCGCTGGCAAATTCTGCCAGCTGCATTCCTCAGGCGCCCGGCCACCGGCCCCAGCCATGCCAGGTCTCACCCGCTCGGTGTACACCATGCCACTGGCCAACCACCGCGACGACGAGCACG GCGTGGCGTCCATGGTGAGCGTCCACGTGGAGCACCCGCAGGAGGCGTCCGTGGTGGTGCACCAGGTGGAGCGTGTGTCCGGCTCTTGGGAGGAGGCGGACGCCGAGGCAGTGGCAcgggcggaggcggcggcgcgggcggaggcggcggcgccCTACACGGTGCTGGCACAGAGTGCGCCGCGCGAGGACAGCTATTCGGATGCCTCGGGCTTCGGTTACTGCTTTCGAGAGCTGCGCGGAGGCGAA TGTGCGTCCCCGCTGCCCGGGCTCCGGACGCAGGAGGTGTGCTGCAGAGGGGCCGGCTTGGCCTGGGGCGTTCACGACTGTCAGGCATGCTCGGAGCACCTGG gCATTTCCGACCGAGTGGGCACCCCAGATGGACCGTGTCCAACCGGCTTTGAAAGGGTTAATGGGTCCTGCCAAG ATGTGGATGAGTGCGCGACCGGCGGGCGCTGCCAGCACGGGGAGTGTGCAAACACGCACGGTGGGTACACGTGCGTGTGTCCGGACGGCTTCCTGCACGACTCGTCCCGCAGCAGCTGCATCT cccagcacgTGATCTCAGAGGCCAAAGGGCCCTGCTTCCGCGTCCTCCGCGACGGTGGCTGCTCCCTGCCCATTCTGCGCAATATCACCAAGCAGATCTGCTGCTGCAGCCGCGTGGGCAAAGCCTGGGGTCGAGGCTGCCAGCTCTGCCCACCGTTTGGCTCAG aGGGTTTTCGGGAGATCTGTCCAGCTGGCCCTGGCTACCACTACTCGGCCTCTGACCTCCGCTACAACACCAGACCCCTGGGCCAGGAGCCACCCCGAGTGTCCCTCAGCCACCGGGCTCCACCCTCCACCTCTCGGCCACCCACAG gctTTCTGCCCACACACCGTCCAGAACCCCGACTTGAACCAAGGCCGGGCCCTGAGCTTCCCCTGCCCAGCATTCCTGCCTGGTCTGGTCCTGAGATCCCCGAATCAG GTCCCTCTGCGGGCGTGTGTCAGCGCAATCCCCAGGTCTGCGGCCCAGGACGCTGCATCTCCCGGCCCAGTGGCTACACCTGCGCGTGCGATTCGGGTTTCCGGCTCAGCCCGCAGGGCACACACTGCGTCG ACGTGGACGAATGCCGCCGCGTGCCCCCGCCCTGTGCCCCCGGGCGCTGTGAAAACACGCCAGGCAGCTTCCATTGCGTGTGCGGCCCGGGCTTCCGAGCCGGCCCGCGGGCTACGGAGTGCTTGG ACGTGGACGAGTGCCACCGCGTGCCGCCGCCGTGTGACCGCGGGCGCTGCGAGAACACTCCAGGCAGCTTCTTGTGCGTGTGCCCCGCTGGGTACCAGGCTGCTCCCCACGGAGCCGGCTGCCAGG ATGTGGACGAGTGCACGCAGAGCCCAGGTCTTTGTGGCAGAGGGGTCTGTGAGAACCTGTCTGGCTCTTTCCGCTGTGTTTGCCCGGCTGGCTTCCGGGGCTCGGCGTGTGAAGAAGATGTGGATGAGTGTGCCCAAGAGCCACCGCCCTGCGGGCCAGGCCGCTGTGACAACACGGCTGGCTCCTTCCACTGTGCCTGCCCTGCTGGCTTCCGCTCCCAAGGACCGGGGGCCCCGTGCCAAG atgTGGATGAGTGTGAGAATCATCTGGCATGTCCTGGACAGGAGTGTGTGAACTCACCTGGCTccttccagtgcagagcctgtcctGCTGGTCACCACCTACACCATGGCCGATGCACTG ATGTGGACGAGTGCAGTTCGGGTGCCTCCTGCGGCCCCCATGGCCACTGCACCAACACCGATGGCTCCTTCCGCTGCAGCTGCGCGCCGGGCTACCGGGCGCCGTCGGGTCGGCCTGGGCCCTGCgcag ATGTGAACGAGTGCTTAGAGGGAGACTTTTGTTTTCCCCACGGCGAGTGCCTCAACACCGACGGCTCCTTTGCCTGCACTTGTGCCCCCGGCTACCGGCCCGGACCCCGCGGAGCCTCTTGCCTCG ACGTGGACGAGTGCAGCGAGGAGGACCTCTGCCAGAGCGGCATCTGTACCAACACCGACGGCTCCTTCGAGTGCGTGTGTCCTCCCGGACATCGCGCCGGCCCAGACCTCGCCTCCTGCCTGG ACATAGACGAATGTCGAGAGCGGGGCCCGGCCCTGTGCGGGTCCCAGCGTTGTGAGAATTCCCCTGGCTCCTACCGCTGTGTCCGAGACTGCGACCCTGGCTACCACGCGGGACCTGAGGGCACCTGCGACG ACGTGGATGAATGCCAAGAATATGGCTCAGCGATTTGCGGAGCCCAGCGCTGTGAGAACACCCCCGGCTCCTACCGCTGCACACCAGCCTGTGACCCTGGCTATCAGCCCACGCCAGGGGGCGGATGCCAGG ATGTGGACGAATGCCGGAATCGGTCCTTCTGCGGGGCCCACGCCGTGTGCCAGAACCTGCCAGGCTCTTTCCAGTGCCTCTGTGACCAGGGATACGAGGGGGCCAGGGACGGGCGTCACTGCGTGG ATGTGAATGAATGTGAAACACTACAGGGTGTGTGTGGAGCTGCCCTCTGCGAGAATGTTGAAGGCTCCTTCCTGTGTGTCTGTCCCACCAGCCCTGAGGAGTTTGACCCTATGACTGGACGTTGTGTTCCCCCACGAACTTCTGCTG GCACATTCCCGGGCTCACAGCCCCAGGCACCTGCCAGCCCAGGTCTGCCTGCCAGGCCACCTCCGCCTTCCCCACCCCGCCGGCCCAGCCCGCCTAGGCAGGGCCCCGCGGGCAGCGGGCGCCGCGAGTGCTACTTTGACACAGCAGCTCCCGATGCATGTGACAACATCCTGGCACGCAATGTGACATGGCAGGAGTGCTGCTGTACCGTGGGTGAGGGCTGGGGCAGCGGCTGCCGCATCCAGCAGTGCCCCAGCACGGAGACAG CTGAGTATCAGTCATTGTGCCCCCATGGCCGGGGCTACCTGGCACCCAGTGGAGACCTGAGCCTCAGGAGGG ACGTGGACGAGTGCCAGCTCTTCCGAGACCAGGTGTGCAAGAGCGGCGTGTGCGTGAACACGGCCCCAGGCTACTCATGTTACTGCAGCAACGGCTACTACTACCATGCCCAGCGACTGGAGTGCGTCG ATAATGACGAGTGCGCAGACGAGGAGCCGGCGTGTGAAGGCGGCAGCTGCGTCAACACCGTGGGCTCTTATCACTGCACCTGCGAGCCCCCACTGGTGCTGGACGGCTCCCGGCGCCGCTGCGTCTCTAACGAGAGCCAGAGCCTCG ATGACAATCTGGGAGTGTGCTGGCAGGAAGTGGGGGCTGACCTCGTGTGCAGTCGCCCTCGGCTGGATCGCCAGGCCACCTACACAGAGTGCTGCTGCCTCTATGGCGAGGCCTGGGGCATGGACTGTGCCCTCTGCCCCGCCCAGGACTCAG ATGACTTTGAGGCCCTGTGCAATGTGCTGCGCCCCCCTGCATATGGCCCCCCGCGGCCAGGTGGCTTTGGACTCCCTTACGAATATGGCCCTGACCTAGGTCCACCCTACCAGGGCCTTCCCTACGGGCCCGAGCTGTACCCGCCACCCGTGCTACCCTACGACCCCTACCCACCACCTCCTGGGCCTTTCGCCCGCCGAGAGGCCCCCTACGGAGCACCACCCTATGACATGCCCGACTTTGAGGACGACGGTGGTCCATATGGTGAATCTGAGGCTGCGGCACCACCCGGCCCGGGAACCCGCTGGCGCTATCGGTCCCGCGACACGCGTGGCTCCTTCCCAGAGCCTGAGGAGTCACCTGAAGGTGGAAGCTATGCTG GCGCGCTGTCTGGGCCCTACGAGGGACTGGAGGCGGAGGAGTGCGGGATCTTGGATGGCTGCGCCCACGGCCGCTGCGTGCGCGTCCCCGAGGGCTTCACCTGCGACTGCTTCAGTGGCTACCGCCTGGACACGACCCGCATGACCTGCGTCG
- the LTBP4 gene encoding latent-transforming growth factor beta-binding protein 4 isoform X1, with the protein MSRPRAGAGGGAAPSRTRWTDGPPGAGLHAGHDAAAWPQRPPPPPAGAAAATLRSRRLRHQPQPQRGRRGCGDPGPPGRRGCLSVLPRPVAQEKSLRQRVQSCPPEKCAGPQQCLTPVPQVLPSPSPSARKRQVSLNWQPLTLQEARALLRRRRPRGPGGRALLRRRPPQRAPAGQTRVLCPLICHNGGVCVKPDRCLCPPDFAGKFCQLHSSGARPPAPAMPGLTRSVYTMPLANHRDDEHGVASMVSVHVEHPQEASVVVHQVERVSGSWEEADAEAVARAEAAARAEAAAPYTVLAQSAPREDSYSDASGFGYCFRELRGGECASPLPGLRTQEVCCRGAGLAWGVHDCQACSEHLGISDRVGTPDGPCPTGFERVNGSCQDVDECATGGRCQHGECANTHGGYTCVCPDGFLHDSSRSSCISQHVISEAKGPCFRVLRDGGCSLPILRNITKQICCCSRVGKAWGRGCQLCPPFGSEGFREICPAGPGYHYSASDLRYNTRPLGQEPPRVSLSHRAPPSTSRPPTGFLPTHRPEPRLEPRPGPELPLPSIPAWSGPEIPESGPSAGVCQRNPQVCGPGRCISRPSGYTCACDSGFRLSPQGTHCVDVDECRRVPPPCAPGRCENTPGSFHCVCGPGFRAGPRATECLDVDECHRVPPPCDRGRCENTPGSFLCVCPAGYQAAPHGAGCQDVDECTQSPGLCGRGVCENLSGSFRCVCPAGFRGSACEEDVDECAQEPPPCGPGRCDNTAGSFHCACPAGFRSQGPGAPCQDVDECARSPPPCAYGRCENTEGGFQCVCPTGFQPNAAGSECEDVDECENHLACPGQECVNSPGSFQCRACPAGHHLHHGRCTDVDECSSGASCGPHGHCTNTDGSFRCSCAPGYRAPSGRPGPCADVNECLEGDFCFPHGECLNTDGSFACTCAPGYRPGPRGASCLDVDECSEEDLCQSGICTNTDGSFECVCPPGHRAGPDLASCLDIDECRERGPALCGSQRCENSPGSYRCVRDCDPGYHAGPEGTCDDVDECQEYGSAICGAQRCENTPGSYRCTPACDPGYQPTPGGGCQDVDECRNRSFCGAHAVCQNLPGSFQCLCDQGYEGARDGRHCVDVNECETLQGVCGAALCENVEGSFLCVCPTSPEEFDPMTGRCVPPRTSAGTFPGSQPQAPASPGLPARPPPPSPPRRPSPPRQGPAGSGRRECYFDTAAPDACDNILARNVTWQECCCTVGEGWGSGCRIQQCPSTETAEYQSLCPHGRGYLAPSGDLSLRRDVDECQLFRDQVCKSGVCVNTAPGYSCYCSNGYYYHAQRLECVDNDECADEEPACEGGSCVNTVGSYHCTCEPPLVLDGSRRRCVSNESQSLDDNLGVCWQEVGADLVCSRPRLDRQATYTECCCLYGEAWGMDCALCPAQDSDDFEALCNVLRPPAYGPPRPGGFGLPYEYGPDLGPPYQGLPYGPELYPPPVLPYDPYPPPPGPFARREAPYGAPPYDMPDFEDDGGPYGESEAAAPPGPGTRWRYRSRDTRGSFPEPEESPEGGSYAGALSGPYEGLEAEECGILDGCAHGRCVRVPEGFTCDCFSGYRLDTTRMTCVDINECDEAEAASPLCVNARCVNTDGSFRCICRPGFAPTHQPHHCAPARPRA; encoded by the exons ATGAGTCGGCctcgggcgggggcggggggcggggccgcgccAAGCCGGACCCGCTGGACAGACGGCCCGCCTGGAGCGGGACTCCACGCCGGACACGATGCGGCGGCCTGGCCCCAGCGGCCGCCGCCCCCTcctgctggtgctgctgctgccacTCTTCGCAGCCGCCGCCTCCgccaccagccccagccccagcgaGGCCGTCGAGGTTGCGGGGATCCCGGGCCGCCAGGCCGG CGTGGCTGCTTGTCGGTGCTGCCCAGGCCAGTCGCCCAAGAGAAGTCGCTGCGTCAGAG GGTCCAGAGCTGCCCGCCTGAAAAGTGTGCAGGCCCTCAGCAGTGCCTGACCCCAGTGCCCCAGGTGCTgccgagccccagccccagcgcgAGGAAGAGACAGGTGTCCCTCAACTGGCAGCCACTGAC GCTTCAGGAGGCCCGAGCTCTGTTGAGACGAAGGCGGCCCCGTGGGCCAGGGGGCCGGGCACTGCTGAGAAGGAGGCCCCCACAGCGCGCCCCTGCCGGCCAGACCCGGG tcctGTGTCCCTTGATCTGTCACAACGGCGGTGTGTGCGTGAAGCCTGACCGCTGCCTCTGTCCCCCGGACTTCGCTGGCAAATTCTGCCAGCTGCATTCCTCAGGCGCCCGGCCACCGGCCCCAGCCATGCCAGGTCTCACCCGCTCGGTGTACACCATGCCACTGGCCAACCACCGCGACGACGAGCACG GCGTGGCGTCCATGGTGAGCGTCCACGTGGAGCACCCGCAGGAGGCGTCCGTGGTGGTGCACCAGGTGGAGCGTGTGTCCGGCTCTTGGGAGGAGGCGGACGCCGAGGCAGTGGCAcgggcggaggcggcggcgcgggcggaggcggcggcgccCTACACGGTGCTGGCACAGAGTGCGCCGCGCGAGGACAGCTATTCGGATGCCTCGGGCTTCGGTTACTGCTTTCGAGAGCTGCGCGGAGGCGAA TGTGCGTCCCCGCTGCCCGGGCTCCGGACGCAGGAGGTGTGCTGCAGAGGGGCCGGCTTGGCCTGGGGCGTTCACGACTGTCAGGCATGCTCGGAGCACCTGG gCATTTCCGACCGAGTGGGCACCCCAGATGGACCGTGTCCAACCGGCTTTGAAAGGGTTAATGGGTCCTGCCAAG ATGTGGATGAGTGCGCGACCGGCGGGCGCTGCCAGCACGGGGAGTGTGCAAACACGCACGGTGGGTACACGTGCGTGTGTCCGGACGGCTTCCTGCACGACTCGTCCCGCAGCAGCTGCATCT cccagcacgTGATCTCAGAGGCCAAAGGGCCCTGCTTCCGCGTCCTCCGCGACGGTGGCTGCTCCCTGCCCATTCTGCGCAATATCACCAAGCAGATCTGCTGCTGCAGCCGCGTGGGCAAAGCCTGGGGTCGAGGCTGCCAGCTCTGCCCACCGTTTGGCTCAG aGGGTTTTCGGGAGATCTGTCCAGCTGGCCCTGGCTACCACTACTCGGCCTCTGACCTCCGCTACAACACCAGACCCCTGGGCCAGGAGCCACCCCGAGTGTCCCTCAGCCACCGGGCTCCACCCTCCACCTCTCGGCCACCCACAG gctTTCTGCCCACACACCGTCCAGAACCCCGACTTGAACCAAGGCCGGGCCCTGAGCTTCCCCTGCCCAGCATTCCTGCCTGGTCTGGTCCTGAGATCCCCGAATCAG GTCCCTCTGCGGGCGTGTGTCAGCGCAATCCCCAGGTCTGCGGCCCAGGACGCTGCATCTCCCGGCCCAGTGGCTACACCTGCGCGTGCGATTCGGGTTTCCGGCTCAGCCCGCAGGGCACACACTGCGTCG ACGTGGACGAATGCCGCCGCGTGCCCCCGCCCTGTGCCCCCGGGCGCTGTGAAAACACGCCAGGCAGCTTCCATTGCGTGTGCGGCCCGGGCTTCCGAGCCGGCCCGCGGGCTACGGAGTGCTTGG ACGTGGACGAGTGCCACCGCGTGCCGCCGCCGTGTGACCGCGGGCGCTGCGAGAACACTCCAGGCAGCTTCTTGTGCGTGTGCCCCGCTGGGTACCAGGCTGCTCCCCACGGAGCCGGCTGCCAGG ATGTGGACGAGTGCACGCAGAGCCCAGGTCTTTGTGGCAGAGGGGTCTGTGAGAACCTGTCTGGCTCTTTCCGCTGTGTTTGCCCGGCTGGCTTCCGGGGCTCGGCGTGTGAAGAAGATGTGGATGAGTGTGCCCAAGAGCCACCGCCCTGCGGGCCAGGCCGCTGTGACAACACGGCTGGCTCCTTCCACTGTGCCTGCCCTGCTGGCTTCCGCTCCCAAGGACCGGGGGCCCCGTGCCAAG ATGTGGACGAGTGTGCCCGTAGCCCCCCGCCCTGTGCCTATGGCCGGTGTGAGAACACAGAAGGTGGCTTCCAGTGTGTCTGTCCCACCGGCTTCCAACCCAACGCTGCCGGCTCTGAGTGCGAGG atgTGGATGAGTGTGAGAATCATCTGGCATGTCCTGGACAGGAGTGTGTGAACTCACCTGGCTccttccagtgcagagcctgtcctGCTGGTCACCACCTACACCATGGCCGATGCACTG ATGTGGACGAGTGCAGTTCGGGTGCCTCCTGCGGCCCCCATGGCCACTGCACCAACACCGATGGCTCCTTCCGCTGCAGCTGCGCGCCGGGCTACCGGGCGCCGTCGGGTCGGCCTGGGCCCTGCgcag ATGTGAACGAGTGCTTAGAGGGAGACTTTTGTTTTCCCCACGGCGAGTGCCTCAACACCGACGGCTCCTTTGCCTGCACTTGTGCCCCCGGCTACCGGCCCGGACCCCGCGGAGCCTCTTGCCTCG ACGTGGACGAGTGCAGCGAGGAGGACCTCTGCCAGAGCGGCATCTGTACCAACACCGACGGCTCCTTCGAGTGCGTGTGTCCTCCCGGACATCGCGCCGGCCCAGACCTCGCCTCCTGCCTGG ACATAGACGAATGTCGAGAGCGGGGCCCGGCCCTGTGCGGGTCCCAGCGTTGTGAGAATTCCCCTGGCTCCTACCGCTGTGTCCGAGACTGCGACCCTGGCTACCACGCGGGACCTGAGGGCACCTGCGACG ACGTGGATGAATGCCAAGAATATGGCTCAGCGATTTGCGGAGCCCAGCGCTGTGAGAACACCCCCGGCTCCTACCGCTGCACACCAGCCTGTGACCCTGGCTATCAGCCCACGCCAGGGGGCGGATGCCAGG ATGTGGACGAATGCCGGAATCGGTCCTTCTGCGGGGCCCACGCCGTGTGCCAGAACCTGCCAGGCTCTTTCCAGTGCCTCTGTGACCAGGGATACGAGGGGGCCAGGGACGGGCGTCACTGCGTGG ATGTGAATGAATGTGAAACACTACAGGGTGTGTGTGGAGCTGCCCTCTGCGAGAATGTTGAAGGCTCCTTCCTGTGTGTCTGTCCCACCAGCCCTGAGGAGTTTGACCCTATGACTGGACGTTGTGTTCCCCCACGAACTTCTGCTG GCACATTCCCGGGCTCACAGCCCCAGGCACCTGCCAGCCCAGGTCTGCCTGCCAGGCCACCTCCGCCTTCCCCACCCCGCCGGCCCAGCCCGCCTAGGCAGGGCCCCGCGGGCAGCGGGCGCCGCGAGTGCTACTTTGACACAGCAGCTCCCGATGCATGTGACAACATCCTGGCACGCAATGTGACATGGCAGGAGTGCTGCTGTACCGTGGGTGAGGGCTGGGGCAGCGGCTGCCGCATCCAGCAGTGCCCCAGCACGGAGACAG CTGAGTATCAGTCATTGTGCCCCCATGGCCGGGGCTACCTGGCACCCAGTGGAGACCTGAGCCTCAGGAGGG ACGTGGACGAGTGCCAGCTCTTCCGAGACCAGGTGTGCAAGAGCGGCGTGTGCGTGAACACGGCCCCAGGCTACTCATGTTACTGCAGCAACGGCTACTACTACCATGCCCAGCGACTGGAGTGCGTCG ATAATGACGAGTGCGCAGACGAGGAGCCGGCGTGTGAAGGCGGCAGCTGCGTCAACACCGTGGGCTCTTATCACTGCACCTGCGAGCCCCCACTGGTGCTGGACGGCTCCCGGCGCCGCTGCGTCTCTAACGAGAGCCAGAGCCTCG ATGACAATCTGGGAGTGTGCTGGCAGGAAGTGGGGGCTGACCTCGTGTGCAGTCGCCCTCGGCTGGATCGCCAGGCCACCTACACAGAGTGCTGCTGCCTCTATGGCGAGGCCTGGGGCATGGACTGTGCCCTCTGCCCCGCCCAGGACTCAG ATGACTTTGAGGCCCTGTGCAATGTGCTGCGCCCCCCTGCATATGGCCCCCCGCGGCCAGGTGGCTTTGGACTCCCTTACGAATATGGCCCTGACCTAGGTCCACCCTACCAGGGCCTTCCCTACGGGCCCGAGCTGTACCCGCCACCCGTGCTACCCTACGACCCCTACCCACCACCTCCTGGGCCTTTCGCCCGCCGAGAGGCCCCCTACGGAGCACCACCCTATGACATGCCCGACTTTGAGGACGACGGTGGTCCATATGGTGAATCTGAGGCTGCGGCACCACCCGGCCCGGGAACCCGCTGGCGCTATCGGTCCCGCGACACGCGTGGCTCCTTCCCAGAGCCTGAGGAGTCACCTGAAGGTGGAAGCTATGCTG GCGCGCTGTCTGGGCCCTACGAGGGACTGGAGGCGGAGGAGTGCGGGATCTTGGATGGCTGCGCCCACGGCCGCTGCGTGCGCGTCCCCGAGGGCTTCACCTGCGACTGCTTCAGTGGCTACCGCCTGGACACGACCCGCATGACCTGCGTCG